Within the Syngnathus scovelli strain Florida chromosome 6, RoL_Ssco_1.2, whole genome shotgun sequence genome, the region cacaaacatacacactcacaaaaaaaatctcacttttGACACACATAAGAAATATCTCTGAACATGGCTTTTTCACGGACCATTATCTAATTTGGATGATTTCTCCTCCCTAGtttctttttccccttttccttCCTGCAATCAAATCTCTCTTGTGTCTCGTGAGATTTCTCCAACATTGTGTGGGGCGCGGGTCTTCAAATGAGCCCTTTATTGATCGTTGACGGCATTCCCCCGTGGAACATTGAAACACTCagccccttcttcttctctcgTGCTTTTCTTTCCCGTCATTACTCTGTTCCTCTTTTGATTTGCATTCACCtcctgtttttcaaggctcacacACTCCTGCACTGATTCCCCCGGGCTGTTTTCTCTACCTCTCTGCCCCTCCTCATTCTTGTTATCTCTGCTGACTTGACAAAGGACAAGGTCGCAGAGGAGTTTCCATTTTATGTATTTGCTCACCTAAGGGACGGGCTGGCTCGTCTGGCCCACTACATGCTGTTTACATGCGCATTTGCTCATTAAGGGACTTCCAGATAGCCCTCGTCAGATTATCTTCTCCAAACAAAAAGATTTGTTGCAGTTGGTCATAGATTTCCTGTTATCCTCTTTGCGGCGCTACGATTGTAATCCTGCAAAAACAACCTAGATCCATTTCTGAAGAGAGTGTGTGTTCCTTGCTTTAGGCCTTCTTTGCCTTACGTTCTGTTTTGCGTCTCTCCGCAGGTAGGCCCACCAGCAGGGGGAACGCCAGGCGCACCCAGAATCGTGGGATAGTGGAGGAGTGTTGTTTCCGTAGCTGTGACCTCAACCTTCTGGAGCAGTACTGTGCCAAACCCGCCAAGTCAGAAAGAGATGTGTCGGCCACCTCTCTACAGGTCGTACCGGTGATGCCTCCATTAAAGCAGGTGTGCatcacagcaacaacaacacaacagtCTGGGAACCAGTGAAATCCTACTCCTCCCATCATGTTGTCCTCTGTTCACCTCTGCCTCACCCCTATATCCTTGACACGCTGTACAGACCGTCTTGTTAGATGATCTAATGATAATGTAAAGTGCTGACCGTCGTGGAAATTGTCCAGCCAGTGTAGCACATTGTGCTCAAGAAAGGAAAAGCTCACACACTGACTGCTGGTCCGTGACGAAAACAATGTGTTCCGTAAGATTATTCGCTCATTACTCATGCAACTGCGGAATGTGGCATGcgtttgcatttaaaaaaaaaaaaaaaagctgacagaGCCCTTAGAGTCTCCCTCACACGTGCagcaaattgtctaagtgcttcACCGAGGCCACAAGAAGACACAGTAATGGCTGTGCTCCCGACCTTTTACAATCCCCTGCAAAATCCCTTTATGCTTGGTCATGTTCACGTGTCAGTGACAAGCAGTTGAATGAACGGTGCAATCGTAAATCCATAGGAGAAAAGTAAGCAGACCTCTAGTCCagagaggggggtgggggggacgccGGTGGGGAATTAGTTTGGACATGTCCCTAGTTTGTCCGGGCAGGGAGAGTTGATGGGTACAGCCTGCTCTGAGGGCCAGCTGTTCTTAAGCTATTGAGCGAGCCTCAAGTGAATGAAGGGGGATAAACACTCTTCAAGTGGCAGGACCAAAACAAGCCATTCACATGGATCACTGGCTACTGGCGCATAAATTCCAGGCCCCCTGCTACCATTCCTACTTGTTTCTCATTCAGTGGTACTCAGCGAAACACCTAGCATTGTTAAATTTGCAATGTTTATATGGTCATTCAGTATGCAGCAGTTTAGCCATTCAGAAGGTCGTTTGGTGAGCTTTTGCGTGCCCCTCATATGTAGACGAGACGGGAGCCCATCCTTTTTCGCCGCTTGTTAAAGAGGCAGAACTAAGCACTTGTTGACAGCTTCTCTTAGTTGAGGAAACCAAAACAAGTACTGTTTGGAAGCCGGCCAAGGCTACGCATTATGACTTGCCGCTTTGAGAATCACATTTGATCAGCCGCAAAATAAGCATATCAGCTGTAATGAACTGACTTCAtcttctcccttttttttctgtttttttcccctttattttgcCGGCATGCCGCAAAAGGAAGCCCCGAGGAAGCAGCATGTGCCCGTGAAGTATTCCAAATACGAGCAGTGGCAGAGGAAGGCGGCCCAGCGACTCCGGAGGGGTGTCCCCGCCATCCTAAGAGCCAAAAAGTTCCGAAGGCAGGCGGAGAAGATGAAAGCCCAGGAGGAAGCAAGCTTCCACCGGCCCCTGATCAGCCTGCCCAGCAAACTACCGCCTGTCTTGCTCACCACGAAcaactatgtcaaccacaaatgAGCCCATTGCCAGCCCTTTGCACAGACAAGTGTTTGCAAGGACAAAAAAGCCTAGGGGATTATAGCTTTGTCTCTGACGTCATTTCTGTGGCAGTCCTCTTTGACCTCCCCTGccctgtccgagccccatgcccctacgcccccaccctcacccccaGCCCATTCTCATCCACCACTTCTTGACCCTCTGCCCTCTTTCTAATACCCCTCAAACCCTACCGCCGTCCTCCGGAACACAAACATGTCTTCACATTCTTCCTGTCTGAACTTTTTTTCGCTAGCTCTTTCAGTCACTGACACAAAAGGCACAAACACAAGTGATGAACAAAAAGTTAACAATTCGGCTGAATGCCATTCAGGTGGACCCGTAAGCAAAACAGTTAATGGAAGAGAGCAAGGAGATGTGTTTTGCAAGTGTCAAGAGGACACCCAACggaatgattttttatttttttttggctttgtgGAAGACGACTCAACATGAGGAGAAGCTTGCATGACAGAATCcattccacattttttttttcctgaagcaaaaaagaagaaaatctgttagttttttgttttttttttaattttattttttagtttgcaccgctacctttaaagggacTTCCACACTGTAAGGAATTATTTTATAAAATTAGATTCCTGTTCCAGCACCTTTTGATCACAAACAAAAAGCAGAAAAGAGTCTGCAAAATTGCACATTGCCACGGATTACGTCAAACTAAAGAAAAATATATGGCACTATTTTTTTATGAACAATGAACGTGTAGCTTAAAAAATGCCATGGTGCTAGCTTTGGGAAAGGACTCAAAGAAGAGGTTAAAAAgcacgtttgttttttttgttgaatataTTATTACTTTCCGTTTTAAGGAAAGTGTGACTGaaacaaaagagagaaagatggGGGAGCTCCTGGCAGTGGCAAAGTCAAGGGGGAAGTGTCACTGAGAAACTATGGGGGCGAAGAGGGCATCAAGGCTCAAAGGAAGTGCTGGTGGCTGCTCAACACAAGTTTGCTGGCATACACGGGAAGGGGGACAAAAGACCCTGGCCCTGTCCCTCCTGTCTTCCGACCCGGAGGCAGATGGGCGCAGGGGACTTAATATGGGACACTGTGGACTGCCTGGATTGGGACAGGACAAAAGTCCTGGGACAGTACTTCCTGTTTACCGTGGCTTTGCGGACTGCTCCGACAGGAAGTGTCATGGCACGGACAAGTGGGATAATTGaagattttattttagtttgatttgattgttttcttgttttcttttcatatcaacatttcaacaaaaaaaggaaaccCCTGTCTGTTTCTGGTACCATGACATTTCTGTTTTTCCATGTTAGGCATCCTCATGGTTATTTTATGATGTTACTTTACCGTTGTaaaacaaaaaggcacagaCATTTTGATTCAAAGGGAAAAAACAGCAATAATGTCAACTAACATTTATTTCTTATTGTATATCAGTAGTATTCACATGCGTTTGCCCGAAAACAAATACTTGAATATATCTCTCTATACatatataattttatatatatatatacatgtatatatgtacatatgtatgtatatatatgtacatatatatatatatgtacatatatatatatataatatatatatgtacacatacatatatatatatgtagataTATAATTAGTTTCCAGGGACGTTGTGTTATTTCCTATAGTCTGAGCTGTATCTTGCGTAATGAGCCGTcaagctttttttgtttgtttgttggaatACAAATAAGGGCACTGTATAAAggcattatttattttgttataaaatatatttgaaaattGGTCCAAATAATATGCGCAGCACTGATGCTCAACTGACGGATTTATTTTGTATGATCTCTGTTTTCCAATTGGAGCTGTAAGGCTTTTTTTCTAGATGCTTTGTACCAAAAATAATGTCTTTTATTCCCCATTTCATTTGCCATAGTTACTTAAATTAATATTTTAACAGCATCATGTAGTCTGAATTTTGTTGGCATGTTATGTCACAAAAATAGTCACATACTCTTTATTAAAAATGATCTGCATGGATCTTCAGAAACCTGTCAATGTTCCGAGGGAAACGGAAAGTATCAGTGAGTAACTTTATTAACCGAAACTGTTCAACATCAGTTGTATTCAACCCACTATGTTTTGAAGCCACTTTAGTATTGATGGCGGGGGAATGTCAAGACCTTAATTAAATAATGTCTTCATAATTGTACACGGTGTCCTGCCATCTTGTAAGGATCATCTTTTTTATGTGCCAGTGCTGCAAATGTCGTCATCAATAGTGTGCTGGTTCGATCAAATGACATGAGAGGGTCTTAACTTGCGCAGTGCACCTTTACACTCATTGGAGATTAGCGTAATGGTCAttgagtctctctctctctctctctctctctctctctctctctctctctctctctctctctctctctctctctctctgtctctgtctctctgtctctctctctctctctctctatctctctctctctctatctggaTGGTTCTTctaaataatctgacaatggccTCGATCTCACATATGAAGCATCACCTTCCATTCACGCATGCATTATATGTTTTAATGAAGGGCTAATGCAGCCATAGGATTCGGGTAAAGAAATAAGCGCTCTGCAGGGAAGAGTGTAATAGTTCCTGAATATGACATAATTGTGCGGCGGAAGATAAGGAGTTGTTCTTTAGACCCTTCCATAATCATGTGGCTTACCACTTCCACCTGAAATAGGTTATGCAACACTTAAATGAAGCAAGTTGAGGTGAATACATCAACAATACATCTAGATTTGTTTTCTGTCAGATAGCATCCATATCCTTCTCTGATTATATTCTACTTTCGATGTGCAAAGAGACAGACagtgcaattattattattattattattgttttattattattattatgctggGACTGCATTCATTCACTATTGCAATGTTCAAACAGGCTACTCTGTTGTTATGTTGAAAGACAACCACTTCTTTTGCTAAATATGAAGAGATATCATGCCGAGCAATGGCAACTTCTTCTTTGTCACTAGCTCACTCAGCCTGTGtgtattttattgatttaaccTCCGCACGCTAGAACGTCCGAAATGCACAATTCATGTACTTTGATTTttaatatcaataaaaaaacattttatcaaaCGTACAACACGTATAACAGTTCTGTGCATTGTCCACCTTACGTAATGGCTGGCTGCCTGTGCAAAATCTGCATTGTGTGTTCCTCTTGGCCTTTTTTGGACCTCTGTCTGAAGCAGTCAAAAGTTCTGTGTGGTGTAAATGATTTATCGTGTCTTGAGGCTTTCCAAAGAATTTTCTGTTGCTTTCTCTTGCTGCCCCTCCCCACCTtttctccacctctgcctggctccaTATTTGTCCTTCTGTTCTCTGCATAGTGATAGGACAAAATGTGCACATCACCACTCACGTAGTAGAACGCAGGATGGCTGGATGCACTTCCTCTCCTGCGTGCCACACTAAATGTGGCCTGTCGTAAGATCCCTCCTGCAGAGGCATACTCCTAATGGAGCAAGTTCCCATTCTGTAGCTATGTTTGGAGGCCAACATGTCTTAAATTATCACTTGCATATTTGGAAAATGGCATGACCTGCTTTTGCAGATATGTATGTACATGTATGCAGCCACCCATGGTTTTTCTGGGGAGATTTACAGTGAAATGTCTTCCCGGAATGGAACAGTTTCTGGGGAATGTTCTATCATGGCGTTTACATTGGGTTGTCAGTGTTGTTTAATTTTACCATCATAGAGTTAAAGCCCGAAAATGAGAAATGCCACGTTCCTTTATTGCACAGTTCTGTTTCATGTCTGCGTGATACTGTGTGGCCTTCGTAAATCACATAAACTCGGCTTTCCACTGATTGATGTCGTTTTACAATGTCTCGTGCATGATACAACTGTCACTGCAAATTTTCAAGCTCCATGCAGGTGACTGACTGTTCTCTCCAGCACCTGCTCTGGTCTCACCTCTTTGGGCCAGGTTGGTCTGGttcccaagttttttttttaaattaagccaATGTTATATTTCAGTGCTTAGGTTGAGGAAGCTTTTAAACCGATAGATGCTAGATATTTTGTAGAATCCGTAGCACGGTGAATATTGTTTACTTAGCCAAGTTTTTGTCTGATTACTGTTCATCAATAGAAACATTTGTGGGCTATTTTCATCATCAGGCACCCTTAATGAAAAGATCATTATTTTGACAAAACGTCAATTgcctaaaaaaacattttctaaaaCACGCATATGTAGTGTTTTACATCGAGTTACATTTACCAGGCTCGCTTATTTAATGTTTTGAATAAGTTCCCTCAAAATTTCCCTAaattttgtattaaaaaaaaaaaaaaaagggacaaagGACAATGGGATAACGACAATACAAAATAGTAATAAATCACGTATTTAAGGTTGGATAAAACAAAGAAATGCAATTTGTGAGGGGCATAACTACGCTATGTAATGTTGGGTTAATTGTCAACAAATGCCTATGCACCTCTGCATGTATAACATTCATTTGAAGTACATACTATAACACCACCACATCATAATTCTAATAAATGAAGACTTCGAAAAAGACAGAGCAGTGCAAACCAATAATCTCAAATGACCACATTCATCCCAACAGAGAGGCCTCCTGAATGGCAGAGTGGAGTGAAGATGTGGGTGGCACAACTCTCCCAGGCCTGACACTGGAAACTGCCAAAGAGCACACTAGAGTTAGTTGTGGTTGGCTGGATGCACGGGATGCATGTAAGGCCGGGCCAACTATTGAGGAGCAGGGTTCGTCGAACCCAGACCATCGCAGGCCAGTGTGGCCACACAGGCCAATTAAGACAGGCCTTCTCTCTTCTTTTCCTCCCATAGGCTGTCtctctctcatcttcc harbors:
- the igf2b gene encoding insulin-like growth factor II, whose protein sequence is METLQSRPGHKSFCHTCRTTEESRRKVKKMSSSSRSLLFALALTLYAVEMTSAETLCGGELVDALQFVCEDRGFYFSRPTSRGNARRTQNRGIVEECCFRSCDLNLLEQYCAKPAKSERDVSATSLQVVPVMPPLKQEAPRKQHVPVKYSKYEQWQRKAAQRLRRGVPAILRAKKFRRQAEKMKAQEEASFHRPLISLPSKLPPVLLTTNNYVNHK